A single window of Archangium lipolyticum DNA harbors:
- a CDS encoding adenylate/guanylate cyclase domain-containing protein — translation MLTFPVMQLIMNPGQLDEQVFELSDDAVTIGRTKESSICVLHKSLSRRHALLQREGERLFLIDLDSKNGTFVNDLRIQRCELFGGEIFQCGEVRFKLVPLSREVALDLLPTQVQALQTRFSPASMVDLLEAMPEPGSTTALKVKHGRAEDRARDKLQVLLKVSQLLSSPDSIDALMERVLQLVFQIMQVDRAAVLLVDPSSGQLRPRVAKSLTGELPSGQFYSQHIVDYVRTHSVAALFSDARVDPRLGNADSVFQQSIRSSMCAPLKPRDELLGVLYVDNLSRPHGFSEEDLEFLTAFANQAAIALDNSLLRQRIEEEAVLRNTYLRFFPPATLKKLQLTRSAPLEVIETEVTILFADICQFTALSSTLEPRQVVDLLNEYFPVMAEIVFRHEGTLEKYIGDALMAVWGAPFAHADDVDRAVRAAVEMQQALAGLNERWRAQGRPEIQVHVGLNTGRVAAGNIGSEQYVQYATIGDATNVASRVCSAAGAGEICLTHTTLERWVERSIPVSPLPPTLVKGKQEALTLYRVEWRGSPTE, via the coding sequence ATGCTAACGTTCCCGGTCATGCAGCTCATCATGAATCCGGGCCAGCTGGATGAGCAGGTCTTCGAGCTTTCCGACGACGCCGTCACGATCGGGCGTACGAAGGAGAGCTCCATCTGCGTGCTTCACAAGAGCCTGTCGCGGCGGCACGCGCTGCTGCAGCGCGAGGGTGAGCGCCTCTTCCTGATCGACCTGGACAGCAAGAACGGGACGTTCGTCAACGACCTGCGCATCCAACGCTGCGAGCTGTTCGGGGGAGAGATCTTCCAGTGTGGCGAGGTGCGCTTCAAGCTCGTGCCCCTCTCCCGTGAGGTCGCCCTGGATCTGCTGCCGACGCAGGTCCAGGCGCTCCAGACCCGGTTCTCTCCCGCCTCGATGGTCGATCTGCTGGAAGCGATGCCCGAGCCCGGGAGCACCACCGCCCTGAAGGTGAAGCACGGGCGCGCGGAGGACCGGGCCCGGGACAAGCTCCAGGTGCTGCTCAAGGTGAGCCAGCTCCTCTCCTCGCCCGACTCCATCGACGCGCTGATGGAGCGCGTGCTGCAACTCGTCTTCCAGATCATGCAGGTGGACCGGGCGGCCGTGCTCCTGGTGGATCCCTCCAGCGGCCAGCTGCGTCCCCGGGTGGCGAAGTCCCTGACAGGGGAGCTTCCCTCCGGCCAGTTCTACAGCCAGCACATCGTCGACTACGTGCGCACGCACAGCGTGGCGGCGCTCTTCTCCGACGCCCGGGTGGATCCGCGCCTGGGCAATGCCGACTCGGTCTTCCAGCAGTCCATCCGCTCGTCCATGTGCGCCCCGCTCAAGCCCCGGGACGAGCTGCTGGGGGTGTTGTACGTGGACAACCTCTCGCGGCCCCACGGCTTCTCCGAGGAGGACCTGGAGTTCCTCACCGCCTTCGCCAACCAGGCCGCCATCGCGCTCGACAACTCGCTCCTCCGCCAGCGCATCGAGGAGGAGGCCGTGCTGCGCAATACCTATCTGCGCTTCTTCCCCCCGGCCACCCTCAAGAAGCTGCAGCTCACGCGCAGCGCGCCCCTGGAGGTCATCGAGACGGAGGTGACGATCCTCTTCGCGGACATCTGCCAGTTCACCGCCCTGTCCTCCACGCTCGAGCCCCGGCAGGTGGTGGACCTGCTCAACGAATACTTCCCGGTGATGGCGGAGATCGTCTTCCGGCACGAGGGGACGTTGGAGAAGTACATCGGTGACGCGCTGATGGCGGTATGGGGGGCGCCGTTCGCGCACGCCGACGATGTCGACCGGGCCGTGCGCGCGGCGGTGGAGATGCAGCAGGCCCTGGCCGGGTTGAACGAGCGTTGGCGGGCCCAGGGCCGGCCGGAGATCCAGGTCCACGTGGGCCTCAACACGGGCCGGGTGGCGGCCGGCAACATCGGCTCCGAGCAGTACGTGCAGTACGCCACCATCGGCGACGCCACCAACGTCGCGAGCCGGGTGTGCTCCGCCGCCGGAGCGGGGGAGATCTGCCTCACCCACACCACCCTCGAGCGCTGGGTGGAGCGGTCCATTCCCGTCTCGCCCCTGCCTCCGACGCTGGTGAAGGGCAAGCAGGAGGCGCTGACGCTCTACCGCGTGGAGTGGCGCGGATCGCCCACGGAGTGA
- a CDS encoding ATP-binding response regulator, with translation MRALFVPSGNHAPSPVETLLRQLGWTPTRASNDEAAIVAFRRAPFPLVLLEVDGGDRLVLVRALRACPRGMQSSILLLARPEQLGQLQPLLDAGADDFLLLPLDEATTALRLRLAERRSAERPEPLPEDFELDGLCAVLLRESPVPTCITTRESGAFVEVNDACARLFGYSHEEMLWRSAKELNLWETPIEHDRLSALFREQGVLRGVESRVRTKGGEIRDVLVFTGIAEYAGTPHIVTMFPDVTERKQLQARLLLTDRMASVGTLAAGVAHEINNPLAYVTANLGYAHEELARTLEHWPAEPAEALPSPAPLKSVATALVEALQGADRVRTIVGDLKTFSRETQEPLRAVDVKKVLDSTLSLASGEIRHRARLVKEYGDVPPVLGNDSRLGQVLLNLLVNATQAIPSDGDADHHEIRVTTRLSAPGRVSVEVSDTGTGIAPELLGRVFDPFFTTKPPGVGTGLGLSICHNLITAMGGELHVHSDLGRGSTFQVVLPVATTPPLRESPAPVTLPTALTGGPRGRVLVIDDEPLLCSAVERILRPHHDVVLTTLAAEVLPLLEAGERFDLILCDLMMPRMNGMDFHAALHRLRPDLTGRVIFLTGGAFTPQAKDFLERVPNRRVEKPFNARALLAVTHEVLAAVG, from the coding sequence ATGCGAGCCCTGTTCGTGCCGTCTGGCAACCACGCGCCCTCGCCCGTTGAGACGCTGCTGCGGCAGTTGGGATGGACGCCGACGCGGGCCTCCAATGACGAAGCCGCCATCGTCGCCTTCCGGCGGGCCCCCTTTCCGCTGGTGCTGCTCGAAGTGGATGGGGGAGACAGGCTCGTGCTCGTCCGGGCACTCCGGGCCTGCCCGCGTGGCATGCAATCCTCCATCCTCCTGCTGGCGAGACCCGAGCAGCTGGGCCAGTTGCAGCCGCTGCTCGACGCCGGGGCCGATGACTTCCTGCTGCTGCCCCTGGACGAGGCCACGACCGCGCTCCGGCTGCGGCTCGCCGAGCGCCGTTCCGCGGAGCGCCCGGAGCCATTGCCGGAGGACTTCGAGTTGGACGGGCTGTGCGCGGTGCTGCTGCGGGAGAGCCCGGTGCCCACCTGCATCACCACGCGCGAGAGCGGTGCCTTCGTGGAGGTGAACGACGCCTGCGCGCGGCTGTTTGGCTACTCGCACGAGGAGATGCTCTGGCGCAGCGCGAAGGAGCTGAACCTGTGGGAGACCCCCATCGAGCACGATCGGCTCTCCGCGCTCTTCCGGGAGCAGGGGGTGCTGCGCGGGGTGGAGTCGCGCGTGCGCACGAAGGGTGGGGAGATCCGCGACGTGCTCGTCTTCACGGGCATCGCGGAGTACGCGGGCACACCCCACATCGTGACCATGTTCCCGGACGTCACCGAGCGCAAGCAGCTGCAGGCACGGCTGCTGCTGACGGACCGGATGGCCTCGGTGGGCACGCTGGCGGCGGGCGTGGCGCATGAGATCAACAACCCGCTGGCCTACGTCACGGCGAATCTCGGCTACGCGCACGAGGAGCTGGCCCGGACGCTGGAGCACTGGCCCGCGGAGCCGGCGGAAGCACTCCCCTCCCCGGCGCCGCTGAAGTCGGTGGCCACCGCGCTCGTCGAGGCGCTGCAGGGCGCGGACCGGGTGCGGACCATCGTCGGAGACCTCAAGACGTTCTCCCGGGAGACGCAGGAGCCGCTCCGGGCGGTGGACGTGAAGAAGGTGCTGGACTCCACGCTCAGCCTGGCCTCCGGGGAGATCCGCCACCGGGCGCGGCTGGTGAAGGAGTACGGGGACGTGCCACCGGTGCTCGGCAACGACTCACGCCTGGGCCAGGTGCTGCTCAACCTGCTGGTCAACGCCACCCAGGCCATCCCCTCCGACGGCGACGCGGACCACCATGAGATTCGCGTCACCACGCGCCTGAGCGCGCCAGGGCGGGTGTCGGTGGAGGTCTCCGACACGGGCACGGGCATCGCGCCCGAGCTGCTGGGCCGCGTCTTCGATCCCTTCTTCACCACCAAACCGCCAGGGGTGGGCACCGGGCTGGGGCTGTCCATCTGCCACAACCTCATCACCGCCATGGGCGGGGAGCTCCACGTCCACAGCGACCTGGGGCGGGGCAGCACCTTCCAGGTGGTGCTCCCGGTGGCCACCACGCCACCGCTACGGGAGTCACCCGCTCCGGTGACCCTGCCCACGGCCCTCACGGGAGGGCCACGAGGCCGCGTGCTGGTGATCGACGACGAGCCCCTGCTGTGCTCGGCGGTGGAGCGCATCTTGAGACCCCACCATGACGTGGTGCTCACCACGCTGGCGGCCGAGGTGCTCCCCCTGCTGGAGGCGGGAGAACGCTTCGACCTCATCCTGTGCGATCTGATGATGCCGCGGATGAACGGGATGGACTTCCACGCGGCGCTGCACCGGCTGCGCCCGGATCTCACCGGCCGCGTCATCTTCCTCACCGGTGGCGCCTTCACCCCACAGGCGAAGGACTTCCTCGAGCGGGTCCCCAATCGCCGGGTGGAGAAGCCCTTCAACGCGCGTGCCCTGCTGGCGGTGACGCACGAGGTGCTCGCCGCCGTGGGTTGA
- a CDS encoding S1C family serine protease produces MMTVDTDLTTARAVAARAAPALAILEMPGRQGVGFVVSPEGYLVTNLHVVAGADEVHVVLADEQFLQVQEVIALDEKRDLAVLRLPSHEVEPLRLAPESHPGEGDALFILLPAGGGMLGLMETRVHAVQVLDESLTFLELEAALPEDASGGPVLDASGALVGVATCAFADGRPVTIVIPSRYLLPLLSQPESQPLSALALAKAPAPRQRQVPTHPLSLLEGSPTDGIEEIALAIMQAIQLGAPAYNRGDPEGCYRLYARAAERILQERPDCPGALTALRAGLQRCAEHEDDMDACAWALRDTFDGLLHVIDRWLQAQAAFARMAAPKSYLQ; encoded by the coding sequence ATGATGACCGTCGACACCGATCTCACCACTGCTCGGGCAGTCGCCGCCCGGGCAGCACCCGCTCTCGCCATCCTGGAAATGCCGGGCCGCCAGGGGGTCGGCTTCGTGGTCTCCCCGGAGGGCTACCTCGTCACCAACCTGCACGTCGTGGCGGGCGCCGACGAGGTCCACGTCGTGCTCGCCGACGAGCAGTTCCTCCAGGTGCAAGAGGTGATCGCCCTGGACGAGAAGCGGGACCTGGCCGTGCTGCGGCTGCCCTCGCACGAGGTGGAGCCGCTGCGGCTCGCGCCCGAGTCCCACCCGGGTGAGGGGGACGCGCTCTTCATCCTCCTGCCCGCTGGCGGGGGCATGCTGGGGTTGATGGAGACGCGGGTCCACGCCGTGCAGGTGCTCGACGAGTCCCTCACCTTCCTGGAGCTGGAGGCCGCGCTCCCCGAGGACGCCTCGGGCGGTCCGGTGCTGGATGCCTCGGGCGCGCTGGTGGGCGTGGCCACCTGCGCCTTCGCGGACGGGCGGCCCGTCACCATCGTCATCCCCTCGCGCTACCTGCTGCCGCTGCTCTCCCAGCCCGAGTCCCAGCCCCTCTCCGCGCTCGCCCTGGCGAAGGCTCCGGCCCCCCGCCAGCGACAGGTGCCCACGCACCCGCTCTCCCTGTTGGAGGGCAGCCCCACGGATGGCATCGAGGAGATCGCCCTCGCCATCATGCAGGCCATCCAGCTCGGCGCTCCCGCCTACAACCGCGGAGACCCCGAGGGCTGCTACCGCCTCTATGCACGCGCGGCCGAGCGGATCCTCCAGGAACGCCCGGATTGTCCCGGCGCGCTGACGGCCCTCCGCGCCGGACTCCAACGCTGCGCGGAGCACGAGGACGACATGGACGCGTGCGCCTGGGCCCTGCGTGACACCTTCGACGGGCTCCTCCATGTCATCGACCGCTGGCTCCAGGCCCAGGCCGCCTTCGCGCGCATGGCGGCTCCCAAGTCGTACCTCCAATAA
- a CDS encoding cytochrome P450: MSSRINLLAPEVRANPYPYYAELRRNAPVSQVDPAGFWAVSRYDDLITVMKNPQVFSSEGIRQTYRPAWIPDYPLADSMLVMDPPEHTRLRALVSRAFGHSMLSRMEPRIRALAKEAVAAVTPGQSIDFVEAFSFRIPLAVLGEMAGLPASLHPRFRQWVEVITHFTSIGPNDTAKHEQMRATVNEARQYFAEVLEARRKEPREDLLSDLLRAQVDGESLTETELMGFMFLLLVAGLETTVHLLSLSLMRLQEEPELLARLRADVSLIPRFVEEALRLHCPAHGIVRMTTQEVELGGARIPKGARLLLMIASGNRDEAHFPDPDRFDMDRPNPQNLPFGYGAHFCLGAHLSRIETRVALEELLARFVRLTPGDGEVKWNSSLIIRGPIRLPLVAHTE, translated from the coding sequence ATGAGCAGCCGAATCAACCTGCTCGCACCCGAGGTGCGGGCCAATCCCTACCCCTACTACGCCGAGCTGCGCCGCAACGCGCCCGTGAGCCAGGTGGACCCGGCGGGGTTCTGGGCCGTCTCGCGCTACGACGACCTCATCACGGTGATGAAGAACCCCCAGGTCTTCTCCTCGGAGGGCATCCGGCAGACCTACCGCCCGGCGTGGATACCCGACTACCCGCTCGCCGACTCCATGCTCGTCATGGATCCTCCGGAGCACACCCGGCTGCGGGCACTCGTCAGCCGCGCCTTCGGCCACTCCATGCTGAGCCGGATGGAGCCGCGCATCCGCGCGCTCGCGAAGGAGGCCGTCGCCGCGGTGACCCCGGGCCAGTCCATCGACTTCGTGGAGGCCTTCTCCTTCCGCATCCCCCTGGCCGTCCTCGGGGAGATGGCTGGCCTGCCCGCCTCCCTGCATCCGCGCTTCAGGCAGTGGGTGGAGGTCATCACCCACTTCACCAGCATCGGCCCCAACGACACCGCGAAGCACGAGCAGATGCGCGCCACGGTGAACGAGGCCCGGCAGTACTTCGCCGAGGTGCTGGAGGCCCGCCGCAAGGAGCCCCGTGAGGATTTGCTCAGCGATCTGCTGCGGGCCCAGGTGGATGGCGAGTCGCTGACGGAGACGGAGCTGATGGGCTTCATGTTCCTGCTCCTCGTCGCGGGGCTGGAGACCACCGTGCACCTGCTGAGCCTCAGCCTCATGCGGTTGCAGGAGGAGCCGGAGCTGCTGGCCCGGCTGCGCGCGGACGTCTCGCTCATCCCCCGCTTCGTCGAGGAGGCGCTGCGTCTGCACTGCCCGGCGCATGGAATCGTGCGGATGACCACCCAGGAGGTGGAGCTCGGCGGCGCGCGCATCCCCAAGGGGGCGCGGCTGCTGCTCATGATCGCCTCGGGCAACCGCGACGAGGCGCACTTCCCCGATCCCGATCGCTTCGACATGGATCGCCCCAACCCGCAGAATCTTCCCTTCGGCTACGGAGCCCACTTCTGCCTGGGTGCCCACCTGTCTCGGATCGAGACCCGGGTGGCCCTGGAGGAGCTGCTCGCCCGCTTCGTCCGGCTGACTCCCGGGGACGGAGAGGTGAAGTGGAACTCCTCGCTGATCATCCGAGGCCCCATCCGGCTCCCCCTGGTGGCGCACACGGAGTGA